The Pontibacter pudoricolor genome contains a region encoding:
- the pgi gene encoding glucose-6-phosphate isomerase, whose protein sequence is MLKNISPVTTNAWQKLQAHYSHIKPQTLRDLFSNDPERYQKLSLKFEDFLFDLSKNRITDETLELLVNLAEEMELSAAIESMFNGEKINVTEDRAVLHTALRNFSDTELLLDGENILEDVRQVQQQMKTFCDNIHNGTLKGFTGKTFRHIVNIGIGGSHLGPQMVCEALKSYQQPDLEVHFISNVDGTDAAEVLKKLDPETTLFIIASKTFTTKETISNAHTARNWFLEHAKDQAHVSKHFVALSTNTAEVEKFGIAPENIFRFWDWVGGRFSLWSAIGLSIACAVGYNRFEELLRGAEVMDKHFRQTPLRQNVPVLMAMLSIWYTNFFNCQTHAILPYDQYMRLLPEFLQQLLMESNGKSTDRNGEQVTYQTQPVIWGAAGTNSQHSFFQLIHQGTILIPCDFIAAAVSNNPVGEHQALLMSNYFAQTEALMRGKNKEEVRAELEQKNMNSEDLENLLPHKLFKGNKPTTSIMLRQLTPYNLGALLAMYEHKTFVQGVIWNIYSFDQWGVELGKQLATSIEKELLSDKQAEHDASTTNLIQYYKQYSN, encoded by the coding sequence ATGCTTAAAAATATATCACCCGTTACTACCAATGCCTGGCAAAAACTGCAGGCGCACTACAGCCATATTAAACCTCAAACACTCCGCGATCTTTTTTCAAATGACCCTGAACGTTACCAGAAATTATCGCTGAAGTTCGAGGACTTTCTGTTTGACCTGTCTAAGAACAGGATAACTGACGAAACGCTGGAGCTATTGGTAAACCTGGCAGAAGAAATGGAGTTATCAGCTGCCATTGAGAGCATGTTTAACGGAGAGAAGATAAACGTGACCGAGGACCGCGCGGTGCTACATACAGCTTTACGAAACTTCAGTGATACTGAGCTCCTGCTGGACGGTGAAAACATTCTGGAGGATGTGCGCCAGGTGCAGCAGCAAATGAAGACTTTCTGTGACAATATCCATAATGGTACACTGAAAGGCTTTACCGGCAAAACATTCAGGCACATTGTGAATATCGGTATTGGCGGTTCGCACCTTGGGCCTCAGATGGTTTGCGAAGCTTTAAAAAGCTACCAGCAGCCTGACCTGGAAGTACATTTTATTTCGAATGTAGATGGCACCGATGCAGCCGAAGTACTGAAAAAACTGGACCCGGAAACCACGCTTTTCATCATCGCCTCTAAGACATTTACCACCAAAGAAACTATAAGTAACGCCCACACAGCCCGCAACTGGTTCCTGGAACATGCAAAAGACCAGGCACACGTGAGCAAACACTTTGTGGCACTTTCTACCAACACTGCAGAGGTCGAAAAATTTGGAATTGCACCTGAAAACATTTTCCGTTTCTGGGATTGGGTAGGCGGCCGATTCTCGTTGTGGTCTGCTATTGGGTTATCTATTGCCTGTGCTGTTGGGTATAACCGTTTCGAGGAATTGTTGCGTGGTGCCGAAGTCATGGACAAACATTTCAGACAGACCCCTTTACGACAAAATGTGCCTGTGTTGATGGCCATGCTGAGCATCTGGTATACGAACTTCTTTAATTGCCAGACGCATGCCATTCTACCTTATGACCAGTACATGCGCCTGCTTCCGGAGTTTTTGCAACAGCTTTTAATGGAAAGTAATGGCAAAAGCACTGACCGTAATGGCGAACAAGTAACTTATCAAACGCAGCCTGTCATCTGGGGAGCAGCAGGTACCAATAGCCAGCATTCTTTCTTCCAGCTCATACACCAGGGTACCATACTTATACCGTGTGATTTTATTGCAGCAGCGGTAAGCAACAACCCTGTAGGCGAGCACCAGGCATTACTCATGTCAAACTATTTTGCCCAGACCGAAGCCCTGATGCGCGGCAAGAACAAGGAAGAAGTAAGAGCCGAACTGGAGCAGAAAAACATGAATTCAGAAGACCTGGAGAACCTGTTGCCGCACAAGCTTTTCAAAGGAAATAAACCAACGACAAGCATCATGCTGCGCCAGCTAACACCGTATAACCTGGGCGCTTTGCTGGCCATGTACGAGCATAAAACCTTTGTGCAGGGCGTTATCTGGAACATCTATAGTTTCGATCAGTGGGGTGTGGAACTGGGCAAGCAACTGGCTACCAGCATAGAGAAAGAACTGCTCAGCGATAAGCAGGCAGAACACGACGCATCAACCACAAACCTGATACAATACTACAAACAGTACAGTAACTAA
- a CDS encoding DNA topoisomerase IB, with the protein MAKKNEIHELHGDPAKSAEKAGLRYTSDEKSGITRKKAGKGYQFLNAKGERITDEKVLERINKLVIPPAWTDVWICPLAKGHLQATGRDAKGRKQYLYHPEWQKARNNTKFGRMLSFGKALPKLREQIKKDIQSKHLDRRKVTALVLAIMDNAMIRIGNRQYAKSNDSYGLTTMRDRHVKINGSQVKFTFRGKKGVEHDIDLKDRRLAQLVKKCKDIPGYDLFQYYDENGERQVLESGDVNEYLREATAQPFTAKDIRTWGGSVRMVKCLENVLEVNPELEKEKAIKEAVKDVAKGLGNTPSVCSKYYIHPEVVNLFREDKLLNYLRTHDASKSKSEYLSGTEELVLKMLQKVR; encoded by the coding sequence ATGGCAAAGAAGAACGAGATACACGAGCTGCACGGTGACCCGGCCAAGTCGGCTGAAAAAGCAGGATTGCGATATACAAGCGATGAAAAATCGGGCATAACCCGGAAAAAAGCAGGCAAAGGATACCAGTTCCTAAACGCCAAAGGCGAGCGAATTACCGATGAGAAGGTACTGGAACGAATTAATAAACTCGTAATACCACCAGCCTGGACCGATGTCTGGATCTGCCCGCTGGCTAAAGGACATTTGCAGGCGACCGGCCGGGATGCCAAAGGGCGCAAACAATACCTCTACCACCCGGAGTGGCAAAAAGCCCGTAACAACACCAAGTTTGGCAGAATGCTTTCGTTCGGAAAAGCGTTGCCCAAACTGCGCGAGCAAATCAAAAAAGACATCCAATCAAAACACCTGGACCGCAGAAAAGTAACTGCCCTGGTTTTGGCTATTATGGACAACGCTATGATCCGGATAGGGAACAGGCAGTATGCTAAATCCAACGACTCTTATGGGCTTACCACCATGCGCGACCGCCATGTGAAGATAAACGGAAGCCAGGTGAAATTTACGTTCCGGGGCAAGAAAGGAGTGGAGCATGACATTGACCTGAAAGACCGCCGGCTGGCACAGCTTGTAAAAAAGTGCAAGGATATTCCTGGGTATGATCTGTTCCAGTATTACGACGAGAATGGCGAACGACAGGTTTTGGAATCCGGAGACGTGAATGAGTACCTGCGCGAAGCCACAGCCCAACCGTTTACAGCTAAAGACATTCGAACCTGGGGCGGCTCGGTGCGCATGGTAAAATGTCTGGAAAACGTTCTGGAAGTAAACCCGGAATTAGAGAAGGAAAAAGCTATTAAGGAAGCTGTAAAAGATGTAGCCAAAGGCCTTGGAAACACGCCCAGCGTGTGCAGTAAATATTACATCCATCCAGAAGTAGTAAACCTGTTCAGAGAAGATAAATTACTGAACTACCTGCGTACTCACGATGCTAGTAAATCCAAAAGTGAATACCTCTCTGGTACAGAAGAATTAGTGCTTAAAATGCTGCAGAAAGTGCGATAG